The Nitrospira sp. genome window below encodes:
- the istB gene encoding IS21-like element helper ATPase IstB: MNAAQLERLRDQLTRLRLLKSRERLEALLQEAAVKELPYADFLDQVLGEEVASKTAKNIAMRTSLARFPFVKSLEVFDFSYQPSLDKKQIQQVATCHFIEHGENVVILGPPGVGKSHLAIGLGLQAIAQGYRVLFTTAAAMIATLTRALTENRLEDKLKLYTIPRLLIIDEIGYLPIDRTGANLFFQLISRRYEKGPMILTSNQSFGAWGEVFGDRVLATAILDRVLHHAITINIRGHSYRLKEKLKAGLVRVEEASTTT; the protein is encoded by the coding sequence ATGAACGCGGCGCAACTGGAACGGCTCCGTGACCAACTCACGCGCCTACGGCTCTTGAAGAGTCGGGAGCGGCTGGAGGCCCTCTTACAAGAAGCGGCCGTCAAGGAGCTGCCCTATGCCGACTTCCTCGACCAGGTGCTCGGCGAAGAAGTCGCGTCCAAGACCGCGAAGAACATTGCGATGCGGACGAGTTTGGCGCGATTTCCATTCGTCAAGAGTCTGGAGGTCTTCGACTTCAGCTACCAGCCTTCGTTGGATAAGAAGCAGATTCAGCAGGTGGCGACCTGCCACTTCATCGAGCACGGCGAGAATGTCGTGATCTTGGGGCCGCCCGGTGTGGGCAAAAGCCACCTGGCCATCGGGCTAGGGCTGCAAGCCATTGCCCAGGGCTATCGGGTGTTGTTCACGACAGCCGCCGCCATGATCGCTACGCTGACTCGGGCGCTCACGGAGAATCGGCTGGAGGACAAGCTGAAGCTCTATACCATTCCCCGGTTGCTGATCATTGATGAGATCGGCTATCTGCCCATTGACCGCACCGGGGCCAACTTGTTCTTTCAGCTCATCTCACGCCGCTATGAGAAGGGGCCGATGATTTTGACCAGTAACCAGAGTTTCGGGGCTTGGGGCGAGGTGTTTGGCGACCGGGTGCTGGCGACTGCGATCCTGGATCGGGTGCTCCACCACGCGATCACCATCAACATCCGGGGCCATTCCTACCGGCTGAAGGAGAAACTCAAAGCCGGACTTGTGCGGGTCGAAGAAGCGTCAACGACAACCTAA
- a CDS encoding transposase, protein MTCIIPIRKEPSQVVALGVDRSGEKRALGFWQASSENKEICAALFSDLERRGLVLSRRILFVTDGGSGLIKAIRARFGKKLVHQRCALHKSRKPQPHLAMAREFLHGE, encoded by the coding sequence GTGACGTGCATAATACCCATTAGAAAGGAACCCTCTCAAGTCGTGGCGCTGGGCGTGGACCGGAGCGGGGAGAAGAGGGCCTTGGGGTTTTGGCAAGCCTCTTCGGAGAATAAGGAGATCTGTGCGGCGCTGTTCAGCGACTTGGAACGGCGCGGCCTGGTACTCTCCCGACGGATCCTCTTCGTGACGGATGGCGGCAGCGGATTGATCAAAGCCATCCGGGCCCGGTTCGGTAAGAAGCTGGTGCACCAACGGTGTGCCCTTCACAAGAGCCGGAAGCCGCAGCCGCACCTGGCTATGGCCCGCGAGTTCTTGCACGGCGAATAG